A genomic region of Chryseobacterium sp. KACC 21268 contains the following coding sequences:
- a CDS encoding DUF6266 family protein, with protein sequence MGKLYDSLLSGTSGRTGRIVVANVFGNEYTKIRPRKRTKEPSAKQKLIQDRMISCATFMQSYRSYACHYFGHRLGMKSSYNLAMTNLLSNFNIDYVANTITPHYPGIFFSKGNLLGVIGSPLALPTAATLDISWQDNSGGNVLREADLAQILIAAEDDLNTLFIENACPRSDASYQVTLPVHLQGKQLHVWLAFKNEDETNACNSLYLGSI encoded by the coding sequence ATGGGCAAACTTTATGACTCCCTACTTTCAGGCACCTCAGGACGCACAGGACGTATCGTGGTAGCCAATGTCTTTGGAAACGAGTACACCAAGATTCGACCAAGAAAGAGAACCAAAGAGCCAAGTGCAAAACAGAAACTCATCCAGGACAGGATGATCAGCTGCGCAACATTTATGCAGTCGTACCGAAGCTATGCTTGTCACTATTTCGGACACCGCCTAGGAATGAAGTCGTCGTACAATTTGGCAATGACCAATCTGCTGAGCAATTTCAACATTGATTATGTGGCAAATACCATCACGCCACACTATCCGGGCATATTCTTCTCAAAAGGAAACTTGCTCGGAGTCATTGGCAGTCCATTGGCACTTCCCACAGCGGCGACACTGGACATTTCTTGGCAGGACAATTCAGGTGGCAATGTTCTGCGCGAAGCGGATCTGGCTCAGATTCTCATTGCAGCAGAGGACGACCTCAACACTTTGTTTATAGAAAATGCATGTCCACGATCGGATGCGTCATACCAAGTCACGCTCCCCGTGCATCTGCAGGGCAAACAGCTCCATGTATGGCTGGCTTTCAAAAACGAAGATGAAACGAACGCTTGCAACTCCCTCTACTTGGGAAGCATTTAA
- a CDS encoding DKNYY domain-containing protein, which translates to MLYKFRYLIYGFLIFIFVMMFSVLFISLSEKGDPISYGANKKDLNSVFTRFEGKIYASVPSNGYYEVKGANPATFRVIPGNYADAHIGYDDQHVYAGNIILEGLDPAQLQVLGNNYYTDGKTTYYCARNSEKNESLSAVGFIILLGGQGLGLADKPQNYWYPFQKLAEGKVYQSKPGLAIAVNDEVAFFEGQEMKASDPKTIRPIKTHYWDRDVRDSNDYFTDGKKVYYQNDLLPLTYNDQIHQIGIEGDMPSRSNYLINPQNGMVYVDGKPFDESKAPYRLLGINLEHAYQALFVSKDGLYFYNTETEKVERAGDNPFENNQFQEIAPDVFTSGNKIYFLKATEQWGRKTGLQSRTTHLLALKGVHASSLKKISHPDSYKGSVWQAGNRYFYFDDLGSSQLLLSSIYEIRDINTLKSLAGAGRVGTDAIRELSRNNNITEAEGETILKAVTDSNNEWYKSYWMIFGAVILVYAISFLFRNVKVHPFFLKDGHLVLNNLLFKKYKIEDIEKVVFRSVKSNPKVGGYGGTMRIDLKNGKSSRTSIFTTRMTFVSETDTQVITYIRELQKLLKEAGIESEFVK; encoded by the coding sequence ATGCTCTACAAATTCCGCTATCTGATTTATGGTTTTCTGATTTTCATTTTCGTGATGATGTTTAGCGTGCTGTTCATCTCGCTTTCAGAAAAGGGCGATCCCATCAGCTATGGTGCCAATAAGAAAGACCTCAACAGCGTTTTCACCCGCTTTGAGGGGAAGATCTACGCCTCGGTGCCGAGCAACGGCTATTATGAAGTGAAAGGTGCCAATCCTGCGACCTTTAGGGTAATCCCCGGCAACTATGCCGACGCCCACATCGGCTACGATGACCAGCACGTCTATGCGGGGAACATCATTTTGGAAGGTCTGGATCCTGCACAACTTCAAGTGCTTGGCAACAACTATTACACCGATGGCAAGACCACCTACTACTGTGCCCGCAACTCTGAGAAAAACGAATCCCTCAGTGCCGTCGGCTTCATCATCCTTTTGGGTGGGCAAGGGTTGGGACTGGCAGACAAACCGCAGAACTATTGGTACCCTTTCCAAAAACTGGCGGAAGGAAAAGTTTACCAGTCCAAGCCGGGTTTAGCCATAGCCGTCAATGATGAGGTGGCTTTTTTCGAAGGGCAGGAAATGAAGGCATCCGATCCCAAGACCATCCGCCCGATCAAGACCCATTATTGGGATCGCGATGTAAGGGACAGTAACGACTATTTTACAGACGGCAAAAAGGTCTATTACCAGAATGATCTTCTTCCGTTGACCTACAACGACCAGATCCATCAGATCGGCATCGAGGGCGATATGCCTTCCAGAAGTAATTATCTCATCAATCCCCAAAACGGAATGGTCTATGTCGATGGAAAACCGTTTGACGAATCGAAAGCCCCATACCGACTCCTGGGAATAAATCTCGAACACGCCTATCAGGCTTTGTTCGTTTCCAAAGACGGGTTGTATTTCTATAACACCGAAACTGAAAAAGTGGAGCGCGCAGGCGATAATCCATTTGAAAACAACCAGTTTCAGGAGATCGCACCAGATGTGTTTACCAGTGGCAACAAAATTTACTTTTTAAAGGCGACCGAACAGTGGGGCAGGAAAACAGGCTTGCAAAGCAGAACCACCCATCTCCTGGCGCTCAAAGGCGTGCATGCTTCCAGTCTCAAAAAGATCAGCCACCCCGATTCATACAAAGGCAGTGTGTGGCAGGCTGGCAACCGTTATTTCTATTTTGATGACCTCGGCAGTTCCCAGTTGTTGCTTTCGTCCATCTACGAGATCAGGGATATCAATACCCTCAAATCTTTGGCGGGTGCTGGCAGAGTAGGCACAGATGCTATCCGGGAATTAAGCAGAAACAACAACATCACCGAGGCAGAAGGCGAAACCATTCTGAAAGCCGTGACCGACAGCAACAATGAATGGTACAAATCCTATTGGATGATCTTCGGTGCCGTAATTTTAGTCTATGCCATCTCGTTTCTGTTCCGCAATGTGAAGGTGCATCCGTTCTTTCTCAAAGATGGGCATCTGGTCTTGAACAACCTGCTTTTCAAAAAATACAAAATAGAAGACATTGAAAAAGTGGTGTTTCGCTCGGTGAAATCCAATCCCAAAGTGGGTGGTTACGGTGGCACAATGCGCATCGACCTCAAAAATGGAAAGTCCAGTCGCACCAGCATTTTCACCACCCGAATGACCTTCGTTTCCGAAACCGATACACAAGTGATCACTTACATCCGGGAATTACAGAAGCTTTTGAAAGAGGCGGGGATTGAGAGTGAGTTTGTGAAATAA
- a CDS encoding helix-turn-helix domain-containing protein: MKKQLQSEEAKKIALSSLAYEHPINLEDIDLTKDVYDDKQVAEIFRISYRTLVNHRKKGLISYFKMGSKTLYLKKILMLDILKIYND, from the coding sequence ATGAAAAAACAATTACAATCGGAGGAGGCTAAAAAAATAGCACTTTCCAGTTTAGCTTATGAACATCCAATCAATTTGGAAGACATAGACCTCACAAAAGATGTCTATGATGACAAACAGGTCGCAGAGATTTTCAGAATCTCCTACCGCACGCTGGTAAACCACAGGAAGAAGGGTCTGATCTCCTACTTCAAAATGGGAAGCAAAACCTTATACCTCAAAAAGATTTTGATGCTCGACATCCTAAAAATCTACAACGACTAA
- a CDS encoding phosphate ABC transporter permease — translation MRITLLFLLILISTSAFSQQKESDIWSGSYSVHPTNDAVVQDTLVISRSKDLKPEDVPSKLEADLARWTVESKRDSKKGDILVRRFLQNDENDEYKEFGWTALHKAGKMNCIDGGHFFICKTDPNSTVELKGDKPFRTESGVFGIWLHYGLVTLRKL, via the coding sequence ATGAGAATTACACTATTATTTCTATTAATCTTAATTTCGACAAGCGCATTTTCACAACAAAAAGAATCTGATATTTGGTCTGGCAGTTACAGCGTGCATCCCACCAACGATGCGGTGGTGCAAGATACATTGGTCATTTCCCGATCCAAAGATTTGAAGCCCGAAGATGTACCTTCTAAGCTTGAAGCGGACTTGGCCAGATGGACTGTAGAATCCAAGAGGGATTCCAAGAAAGGAGATATTTTGGTGAGACGCTTTTTGCAGAATGATGAGAATGATGAGTACAAAGAATTCGGATGGACAGCACTTCACAAAGCAGGCAAAATGAATTGCATCGACGGCGGTCACTTTTTCATCTGTAAAACCGACCCCAACTCCACCGTCGAGCTGAAAGGCGATAAACCTTTCAGAACGGAAAGTGGTGTGTTTGGTATCTGGCTTCACTACGGATTGGTGACGCTTAGGAAATTGTAG
- a CDS encoding N-6 DNA methylase, with amino-acid sequence MATKTAAKTKSTEEILWDSANKLRGSVEPSEYKHVVLSLIFLKFANDKFLRRRQELINEHKEAFLEIPEFYQSQNVFYLPEETRWTFIMENAKQENITLIVDSALKTIERTNKSLEGALPDNYFSRLGLDQSKFSALLDTINNIDTLKDEAHDIVGRVYEYFLSKFAIAEGKGKGEFYTPKSIVNLIAEMIEPYKGKIYDPSCGSGGMFVQSLKFIEKHKGNKKDISIYGQELTNTTYKLAKMNLAIRGISSNLGNKAADTFNDDQHRDLKADYIMANPPFNLKDWRAENELTTDPRWAGYEVPPKSNANYAWILNMISKLSQNGVAGFILANGALSGGGEEYKIRKQIIENDLVEAVVILPQDMFYSTNISVTLWILNRNKKERTFEVNDGIKNYRNRKGEVLFMDLRQKGEPFEKKFIQFGEEEISEIAKHYHNWQQTDWKETYQDVPEFSYSASLEDIRKKDYSLVPSKYIEFVNRDESLDYAEQMQSLQTDLKDLFQQESQLKEEVSNVFKTLGYEL; translated from the coding sequence ATGGCAACGAAAACAGCTGCAAAAACAAAAAGTACCGAAGAGATCCTCTGGGATTCTGCCAATAAATTAAGAGGTTCTGTAGAGCCTTCCGAATATAAACACGTGGTGTTGAGTTTGATTTTCCTCAAGTTTGCGAATGACAAATTTTTGAGACGAAGACAGGAACTTATCAATGAACACAAAGAAGCTTTCTTAGAAATTCCTGAATTTTATCAGTCCCAAAATGTCTTCTACCTTCCTGAAGAAACTCGGTGGACTTTCATTATGGAAAACGCCAAACAGGAAAATATTACCTTGATTGTCGATTCTGCTCTGAAAACCATTGAGCGCACCAACAAATCTCTCGAAGGCGCTTTGCCCGATAATTATTTTTCACGTCTTGGGCTGGATCAGTCAAAGTTCTCGGCTTTGCTGGATACCATCAATAATATTGATACGCTGAAAGACGAAGCCCACGATATTGTGGGTCGTGTATATGAATATTTCCTGAGCAAATTTGCCATTGCCGAAGGGAAAGGAAAAGGAGAATTCTACACCCCAAAGTCTATCGTCAACCTCATCGCTGAAATGATAGAACCTTACAAAGGGAAAATCTATGATCCTTCCTGTGGTTCGGGCGGTATGTTTGTACAGTCGCTGAAGTTTATAGAAAAGCATAAGGGAAACAAAAAAGACATCTCGATCTACGGTCAGGAGCTGACCAATACCACCTACAAACTCGCGAAGATGAACCTTGCCATCCGTGGGATCTCTTCCAATCTGGGGAATAAGGCGGCAGATACTTTTAATGATGACCAGCACAGAGATTTGAAAGCTGACTACATTATGGCAAACCCACCATTTAATTTAAAAGATTGGCGTGCCGAAAATGAACTGACCACCGATCCGCGTTGGGCAGGCTATGAAGTACCCCCGAAATCCAATGCCAATTATGCGTGGATTCTGAATATGATTTCCAAGCTCTCTCAGAATGGTGTTGCAGGATTTATTTTGGCAAACGGTGCTTTGAGCGGTGGTGGCGAAGAATATAAAATCCGAAAGCAGATTATTGAAAATGATTTGGTGGAAGCAGTTGTGATTTTACCACAAGATATGTTCTATTCAACCAATATTTCGGTGACGCTTTGGATTCTTAATCGCAATAAAAAAGAGAGAACTTTTGAAGTGAACGACGGCATTAAAAATTACCGTAACCGAAAGGGCGAAGTTCTGTTTATGGATTTGCGTCAGAAAGGTGAACCGTTTGAAAAGAAATTCATTCAGTTTGGAGAAGAAGAAATTTCGGAAATAGCGAAGCATTATCACAATTGGCAACAGACCGATTGGAAGGAAACTTATCAGGACGTTCCTGAATTTTCTTATAGTGCAAGTCTGGAAGACATCCGAAAGAAAGACTATTCTCTGGTGCCGAGTAAATATATTGAATTTGTAAACCGTGACGAAAGTCTGGATTATGCTGAGCAGATGCAAAGTTTACAGACTGATTTGAAAGATCTGTTTCAGCAGGAAAGCCAATTGAAAGAAGAGGTTTCCAATGTTTTTAAAACTTTGGGCTATGAGTTATAG